The DNA segment TGCTTAGAAAGGCGGACATATAaacttgttaaataaataaacaagaattGGTGCCATCTAGAAGCTTTGGATACAATGCCTCAAATTCTCAAGCTGCATGGTTATATTTGGGGAGAACCAGGTTGTACCAGTTGAATACACAACCTGTATTCAACTCTCAAAGCTTTGGCTACACTATttataatgaaaaagaaggatGATATTCTGAAATGCTTGAAAATTAGATTAAATGTCATCAGATTAAATGTAACTGAGGTTTAGCTTTTTGTACTTTCCTTTTTGTAGGTCAAGAATGCCACTCAGATGCCAATTGTTGTATCCATTAAAAGAGATGTATTCACCTATGCATACATTAACCTTCTTTTTCTGTATTCATTATGgtaattaaaatacaatacaagtaaTACAGTACAAGAGAGCTAAGGTTAAACTCAGGAtaaaaactgggagactatgagttctagtccctccttaagtatgaagccagctagatgactgtgggccaatcaccTTCTCTACAAAGCAGACAAtcacaaaccacttttgaaaaaccttgtcaagaaaacttcaggggctTGTTCAGACAGTCAACAGGAGTTAATGCTGACAAGAAagcataaaaaaaatataaataatgtccTAATGCTCATTTTAATGGATGGGTAGTTTGGCTGAAAGTTCCACCTCCATTTTGTTCTTGTCTCTTGAGGTGATAGCATCTACTTGTACAAATCCTATGATATGGCAACCAAGGAATCAGAACAGAGGAAAGGAAAGCCATTATTATACCACATCATCACCCCCTTTGCATCATTCGATATTATCAAAGAAAGCCGTGCTTTCTGTGGCAGCAATATACTAGCTAATACATTCAAATTTCATTGAATGCATCATGAAATGTGTTTCATTTTAATCATTTCAGCTacagcatttcctcttttgttatcTGATTTTAAACAGCGCAGTATCAGAAACTCATGATCTCAGCCTGGCTTCACGAAGATTAAGCTGATTCCTTTCCCCCTCTCAAGTCCCTACTGATCTTGTCACCAAAGTAAATGTGAAAGACTATCAACATGAAAGGATTGTTCATTTACCCTTTGCAGATGATTCTGTATGTAAAAATATTCAGAGGTGTACGTGAGAAATCTATTATTCTCTCCTGAAAAAGGGGAGAATAACATCAACATTTATGGAATCATATGTGAAAGGGAAGCAATGAGCTTTATAGAGCACTCTGAGCTGGTAAAAGAGAAATGTTTGAAAATCTTACTTTCATTTTCTTGTAGATCTCTTGAAAAAAGGAACCGGCTAAGCCTCTTGCATAAGTCTGAATTGCACCCAAATATGAATTTTGGCAAATTTGAACAACTAGCAAAAGCATCCAGGTGAGACTTGTTTTGgaactaaataaatatataattaaaaagacTGCCATAAAGAAGGGGCCATATTTAATTCAGAACATCTATTGCATGCCTATCTTACAGGTTGTTTTCATTTTGCCATCATTGTCAATCAGTGTTTTCTCACccttagtaattttaagatgtgtggacttcaactcccagaatttgaaaGCCATTATACTACCCTAAATCATAAGAAGTAGAGTTCTGCTTCTCTCCTTCAGTTTTAACAGGAAatagtgttttgttttgctttgttagtCTATTGAGAAAGTTTCATTAAAAAGTTTCATGAGTAAGATATAGATTTTGCTTCTGCTTAATTTAATAAGATGATCAtcaagggaggtttgtttgttttttaaagctaAATCTCCAAATTTAAATCACAAGGCACTTCCTGACATGGAGATGGCATAACTCCACCAGAACAAGTTGGCATAGGTGAAGTATGTTCAACAACTTTTAGTATCACTTTACTACAGTGGAAGATGTTCAAAAACTCCAcccccaaatgctaaaggaacttGCAAGCAAAAAAAGGCAAAAGAACCCATAAAAAACTGAAACATTTGAGGGGAAGTGGAGGAGAGGTGTCAGCATTGTACTAATACGATACTTCATCACCATGTTTTGATAGAGATTAGGAACATCTTTCAGTTCCTTTGCACCATTGTGCAGTTTAGTGATGATCCTTCAAACACAGATGCATGCATGTATGAAGTTTATGAGATCTCACAGAATTTTTGAAATTCTTAATAGACTtcttacaagttttttttttaaagactatttTTTGCAGGAACCGTATCTTCCCACAATCCTTTTTGCTTTGTTATTTAGTTTGATTTTGTGATATCTTGtgtcctgtttctttcttttttttatgtgcACGTTGTAAAAATGGTAAACGTTACGTGTcaattttaatatcaattttaatatCAATTAAATACTTTAATACTTCAACTCATAGCATTTTCCACCCAGTATACCAGCTGGGGAGTTCTGGTAGTTGAAAGAAACATTGTCTTAATATATGAATGTTTTTCAATTGTCACATATTCTTTTTCTCAGTGTATATATCATTACAAAGCCTGCTTtttgtatatgtatgtttttaggtATAGGTTCACTGACATTCTGAAGACTGGTCTCCACCTAAGTGTCCCCATCTATATAATGGATAAATATTTGTGAAGACTTCtgaattttgtttaaaaagacaTAGTCCTCCactttataaccacaattgggatcagaattttcatTACTAAGtaaagcagttgttaagggaatcttacctgattttatgagttttttcgctatggttgttaagtgaatcactgcaattcatGGAGTAGGGAAGCAAATCCAGCTCCTcactcactttgcttgtcagaagtcagcggagaaggttgcaaatgataatCTGCTCTGTCTCAGCTAGGTTATCAACCTTGCCTGCTATTGTCTTTATCTCCTCATTATTTGTTTCCCTGTGCAAATTAATTTCCCTCTAAATTGATTTGTTTTGCACACTTCTCCACGGCTGCGCAGCATATAATGATCTATCTTGAATCCAACTTTCTCAATGGCTTGTTGAAAGCAGCCCAGCACATACTTGAAAAGGTCACTTCCCAAACTTTTTAGCAGAAAAATGGTTGAGACTTTTGAATGTGCCTTTCGGTGAGCTACAATGTCAAAGACCAGTGACCACTATGGGCAATTTGACATAgttggcttttaaaaataaataaataaaagaaaagcaacTCTCATCTCTTAAATTAAATATAAGTCCTTCCAAAATAGCACGGCATTTGGTGAAAAAGTCATTATATTGCTGCAAACAAATGGTGTGCTTATGTCCTGGCACCATTGCTATTGCATCCTTCTTTCTGAATACCATAAAGCTTCCTGTGTAATGTTAAAAATAGCCTGTGGTCAAAGTGTCTTTGGCAGTGTTCGAAACCACATCTCAGTGTGAAcaattctctttccttcccaaaCTTTTATGCACAAAACCATTTCAAAGATCATTGACCCACCACAAACAAAACTGTCTCTttcggttatttatttattttagaagactAAAGGTGTCAAACATgcatttacttatttaaaaagaTTAAGGGTGTATAATAAATGACTCTGAAGACAGCGCTTCCTTTCAATACGTTGATTCTTTTCATAATTTAATAGGAAAAACATCAGCGAAATCAGATCAGAAGCTTTTTGAAGCATTTTCCTCCCCCTCTAAGAAATACTTATTCAATACCATGAGAAACATGACAGACTGAAATCAACCGGAGATAAAATACGTTAGGAAAATCTGCAAGTATGCACACAACAGGTGATGCCTCTTTTTTTGTCTTGTGCAGTGAGTCCCCTGAAACTGTAAAGAAATGGGCTGAATCCTTTGACCAGCTGATTTCTCACAAAGGTTGGTATTGATGTTTTCAACTAGCATTATGCTTCATTACAGTTCTACATCTTACAGCAAGGCTCAATTGTTTCATGCAAAATATCTTTTCATTATTCTTCTTCTGCAATAAAGGATTAACCATGTGTAAAGTGAAGAAGTCTATTAAGTTTGACTGCCAGATTGCTATGAAAAATggccctgaattttgatcactaccATAAAAGCTTCAGTAGTGGAGAAAATTATTCAAGGAAGAAGTGGATATTTTATTAATCCTTAAGGACTAATATTAAATATGTAATGTAATGCACAATGAACAATTATATGATGGAACTTGTGACTATTAACTTGGATGTGAACTTCTAGCTACTGTATTCCATCAGTAtcaattatgatttatttatttatttatttatttacatttatatcccgcccttctccgaagactcagggcggcttacagtgtataaggcaatagtctcattctatttgtatatttacaaagtcaacttattgcccccccaacaatctgggtcctcattttacctaccttataaaggatggaaggctgagtcaaccttgggtcgggcttgaacctgcagtaattgcaggctgctgtgttctaataacaggcttctaacagcctgagctaccacagccCCCCATTTAGGATGTCAATATtacaaacaaaattattttatttttttaatccaaaattaaaaaaaatttaatccaaaattaaaaccattgaaaaggaaacaaaaagtcaTACAATTTTGAAGTTCAATAAAGGAAAAAATTCACTCAATGAAAATGGCTGTTGATTGTGACATCATTAGTCAACAGACCAATCATCTTCCTTTCCCATTTCCACTTGAAAATTCCAAAACTTCCAAGCAAAGACATGCTGCAGCTTTCAATTATTCTCAGTAATTGTACATTAAACTATAGTTTCTAAATATACCTGCAGTGCTTATTTAATACCTTTATAATATTATACATTACCATCAgcagtgaaattcacttaccttcactaccggttcaggaacAGAAGCATGCAGGAGCACATGTGGGAAGATGGGCGTGCGCAcctcttctgcatatgcgcagagccttctgtgcatgcgcagagggtcaaaaacaggacataatcATGTCTGGTGgataggcagagcctcccactgttggcactaccggttcacacaagccagatagatccagctggatttcatcactgatcacCATGTCTACTCATCTTTTGCTGGCCCATAGTTCAATATGCATTACCTAAAGGCTGCCTTGCTGGGCCTCAGACAGAGCTTTGAGCAACCTGGTGAGACCTGCCTTTAAAAAATAGGACTGCAAATGAAATAATCAGCGTACAAGCAACTTTTGAATTAACACTCGACTCATGCCCATTGTAATGTGCATATATTTGAACTGGTAGGATCTATACATTATCCATACATTGGATTAGAGGAGAGGAAAGTACTATTTCTTTTTACTGAACAAGCCAATAGAAACCACCAGAAAGGTGTCCAAGTTTTGTGTTATTGCTGTCTTTGAACAAAAGCTAATTGTTTAGGTTCCCATAAGTTTTCTTTCcatggcactgaaaatgtgaaCCCTTAACATGCGTTTGTGCACTTTTTATACAGGTTTTGTAGGCACAATATTCTGTATTCTAAATCATTTATTCATTCTAAGATATTGCATCATGTCTGTAATTTATATTAAGATTTTCTATAAAATATAGGATTGCATTACTGTAGATATATAAAAATAGATGTGTATTGGATTAAGAATGATAAAACATACTTAAGCATACTGTGCTATACTAAAGTAAAGTTTATgataaaaaaattgtaataaaaatgaaAGTGCTTGATAACTGGTGATaagaagcaataaaataaatgtaaggaTAAAATTTGACTGAAATcagaacatattttatttatggttTCAGACTTTAGTCTGATCCAATACAGCAGCTCTTTGCATCTTGCAGTTCTTTTATTTTGTTGCCAATATCTATATATTTTTGCAGATTTACTAAGATTCTTCTTGGGATAGATCAGCTAGAGGTCTATGAAGTATTGCAAATagtatttctatatatatattttcttccattcagttgtttctgcttctcagagactgcctggacaagtccctgcagttatcTTGGCAAGGTtactcagaagtggtttgccattgcctccttcctagggctgagagagaatgaccggcccaaggttacccagctggcttcgtgcctaaggtgggactagaactcataatctcccagtttctagcctgatgccttaatcacttaaCCAAAATGGTTCTCATCCACTAATATAAGTGGAACCAAATCCTGTAGTCAAAATATTATCTAGAGCCAATATCTAAAGATACAATCAAATATATAGTCAATATGAAGATGGTAATACATTTGTGGATTATGGTGCAATTCTAAACTGAATAGCATTAATGGTGCATATCAAATGCCTGTGTTGCAataaactacacacacacacacacacacacacacacacatatgagagCTGGTtgtttttgaaataaatatgAGCTGGGTGTCAAGCTGAATATTTTTGAAATTACAAATGAATatgcatctatatctatatctatatctctttatatataatgttgtaccttgatgaaggtaccttttcttttgtgtacactgagagcatatgtaccaagacaaattccttgtgtgtccaatcacacttggccaataaattctattctattctattctattctattctattctattctattctattctattctattcttaatatataaatgaatcctgttGAAATTAACATTGATCTAAACAGTCTAATCTGCCCATTATTAGACCAAACAAGAGGTACATTGGAAAGAATATGGCATatctattacaggtaatcctcaagttaagAAGgagttctctttcctacctctgtCTTTAACCTGAACTTAGATTTAAATGGAAATTCATACTTACAAACAGACTACCTATTACTAAAACTGGCGGACAGAGTTGTCCTTCCTCAAGCTGATGAAGTGCTGAAACTGCACAAGGCTGTCAGGAACTCCTGAAAATTACTGAAAACAGGCTATATATGAAAAATGCAGTTTCAGCAATTTGTCAGCCTGAAGAAGGAGAATGCCATCTGCCATATTTATTAACAGGCAGTCCATTCACATCTAGGGTTAGTCCTTAAGTCAGATGTTTTTAATCTGGATACTGTCCTGACCTAAGCTTCCTGATGTAATAAAAAGCGCACAATTAGTTCTAaaacccctttttttaattttaatggctgtgaattcctttcattcacagcacGTGCTAAATCACCAAGATTTTATAaatagtccaacagaagtctgcctCAGTTCTTCGGATAAGACTGGTAAACACTCACCTTTACCTTCTTTGACACGCTGCCAaggacctaattggcaattatcttGGCAAGGTCACACGGAAACACAGAGTCAAAAATGGAGCTTCAAAGTACAAACCGACACCATccacaatgttgcttcctgcaaaggcccacgtgcctttgctcttcctttatgtcttatgggagggaccaattaagccttactcccaaatagtcccttttgttttaactgttcttgccttctggcagctctgggcATGCACACACTAGGAAgaagctccccctgttcctctgcctctctgatgtctgactctggaggctccggagtccacacataactcccaaatggccctggctccatttctgcctccgacacagagcccttatCTGGGCCTTTCtcagactccaagactggcccatgttcctccccagcctcctccctCTCTGActaagactatttcagcttcaatcacaacaatacacaagcagacaatagatttaagcttaatgtgaaccgcttcaatcttgattgcagaaaatatgacttcagtaacagagttgttaatgcttggaatgctctaccagactctgtggtctcttcccaaaatccccaaagctttaaccaaaaactatctactattgacctcaccccattcctaagaggtctgtaaggggagtgcataagagcaccaacgtgcctaccgttcctctcctaatgttcccttgattgtatccaattttgtatagttattacatacttatgcttatatatatgcttatatgtcatatagttatttcatgcttatgcttatatatactgttgtgacaaataaataaaattaaaaaaaaaacacatactgCCTGTACATTTCTCAAATTAAGCTCCGATTCTTCCGAAAGCTTTTCTTATTTACTGTATTCAAAATGAACCTCCACACAGTGAAAGTCTGGGACATTATTTTTGCTTATCCTTTACCATACAAATCACAGTTATTGTTCCAggactgactttaaaaaaaacacaaaaagtgTAATTTAGGGAGAGAGTTAACTCAAAAACATCTGAAAACAGTAGTGAGAAAATGTCATCCTGTTTTATTTGCTGTTCCTTTGATTACATGTTGTTTATTTTGTAGCTGGTTTAGATGCATTCATCAAGTTTTTGAGAAGTgagtttagtgaagagaacatTGAGTTTTGGATGGCATGTGAAGAATATAAGAAAAGCAAAGATGCCTCCCAACTTCCACTTAAAGCAAAGACAATTTATGAGACATTCATTGAAAGAGAATCACCAAAAGAGGTACAGTGAAAATAGTTCTCTTAACACAATTGGTCTTTTAAATCCTTAAAGATTCTGTCTGCAAGAGGATGTCAAGGTAATGTTCATGACATGTCCtcttgaccagtggtgaaattcaattttttttactgctgattgtgtgtggcttggtgggtgtggtgtggcttggtgggtgtggcttggtgggtgtggcaagggaaggatctccatttccaccccactccagcacTCTggcactctgggccagccagaggtggtatttgccggttctccaaactactcaaaatttccgctaccggttctccagaacctgtcagaatctgctgaatttcacccctgctcttgacTTTTCTGCCCTCCACCCTACCTCAAATCTCAGCCCTTGCTCCTAACAAAAATCACTGCACACAGTGAAACTTACTTCTGAGAAAATGTGCAATAGCATTTTGTTTTGTACTGTCTAATGTCATTTGGAATGAATCCATCTTTGAAAAAGGTTAAGATTATTTAGCACATGCTACCACAagaggatgtggtggctcagcggctaagaccctgagcttgttgatcgaaaggtcagcagttcagtggtttaaatccctagtgccacacaACGGGacgaactcccattacttgtcccagcttctgccaacctagcagttcaaaagcacgtaaaaaatgcaagtagaaaaatagagactatctttgatgggaaggtaacagcattctgtgtgcctttggcatttagtcatgctggccacatgaccacggagacgtcttcagacattgctggttcttcggctttgaaatggagattagcaccaccccctagagtcgggaacaactagcacatatgtgtgaggggaacttttacctttacctttgctaCAAGAGTATTCCAGAAGTGAAAcaggaataaaaaatgaaaatactcaCTTTCTGAGAACTTTATCTGCCTATTTTTATTGCTACTTGTATTGTATAAGAATTATTCTTCCTCAGTCTTCTGAAGCAATAATTACTGGTGCAATTATTAGTATATACAAGTTATTACTAACacattggcaagatttcagataagacaaatgaataaaataaatcaccAGTTTAAGCACAGCGTTCGGAATAATAACTGTAGTGCTTTAAGCAGATTTAAATTGATTACAGATTTGTTCAAAAGGCAAGAGTTAAGGATTGCATATTAATTACATGTAATGGTAAATAAATATACAGATTCACTTCATGTTTAGGCTTAGATGTTATTTATACTTAACTATCAAATATCTAACATGTGTCATGTATTCAAGAAAGGAAAGCAGTTGCATAGCATGTCAAATATGTCTAGGAGATAAGTATGATTTGTGCAATTGTTTAGAACATTCCAGTCAAGTGGTGGTCATATAAATTGAACAAGCTAAATTATGGAAATAAACTTTTTTCCCTCCGTCCCTGTGAAGGTTGACAAAGATTAAAACTAACCCTATCCTCCTTTTGAAATAATATAACATTAGTACCACTGGGAAGGTATCCATTCTAAATCCTACTAAATAAGTGAGGAACattgttaatgctttattttgcTCTGTtctatttttagaaaaaaaacttaAAGAAATTGGAGCACACACTTCTTGTCACTGAAAACCTACTGTGCCCCACTTCATTTTGTTGAACATGTTTCTCATATGGATGCTCAGTACTTTAAATTTGATTTCCAAAAAGTGCCTCAGAGTATACAGAATGCAGATGTTGCACTTGTCTATAGTATGTTAGAGCTGCCATGTGATCCCAGGCAAAGACCCAGCTTGTCAAGGTGTTGCAGGCAGGTGTTTACAGTTTCTCAAATAGATAGTCAATTGACGTAAGTCTATGAGACATATAACTCCCTGAGGACTCATTACTGAAACTTCAGCATGGATGAGACTGAAAATATCCCCATCGCATTTCTTGACCATGCTTCTCATAAAATTTGAATGTAGCAGATTTCTTTACAATACTTGGGTAAGAATGTGTAGGATAGGAAGTCAATACCTTATATGGAAAAATCCATTTTatcaaatgttttcttctttttctctaggTCAACCTTGATTTTAATACCAAAGTCTCTGTAAATCAGAATATGGCTCATCCAACGCGCAACACATTTGATGCTGCACAGAACAAAATTTATGCCCTGATGGAACAAGACAGTTATCCGCGCTTCTTAAAGTCTAACCTTTACTTAGACTTACTCCATGGCAGACCTTTAGGCTGTTCAGCTCTTCGACGGAGATCACGTTCTTTTACCTTCAATGACTTCAAAGATGCCCAGCCAGATTTTGCTATCTGGCTGTAAAAGTTCATTTCCCTTTGACCCCAACTTCATGCCAATGAAGGGGCATCATTATTGCCTCAAATAGTTTAGATGAGGGAAGTTATCATAGAACTCACAGAattgtttccattttatttttatcttgtttaCTCGATGATCAAATCCAAAGGTTTCAGTTTCATTTATTGCATGGAtaaccaagatttttttttttactctcagaTACTCTCTATAAAATTAGGCCTTTCTGAGCTGCAAAAATTTGGATGACCATTAAACAGGAACAAAGTTAGTTTTCTATCTCTtcactgccatctagtgatcatcTTTATTTCTGCAATTCATGTTTAATAGACCTAATAATATGTGAAGGTCAAGTCCCTAATAAACGGTATTCACATTTAACAATAATGGCTATGGAGATGCATAGTCATAAATAGAAATATGTTTATTGTGTACAAAACCAAATACAATATGTGACATTAAAGCAGGGAAATCCTGCCTGTTACCGTGTGGGTATGATTTTTGTAATAACATCAGATAGCATTATTCACCAAGCATTAGAGTTTGCTATCAGTTTGCTTTCTTTATATTCTATGAAGCCATATATCACATTTTGAGACATGTTAAAGTGTGAAAATATTTGTGCTCAACATTATGCTTCCTAATGTGAAAGAGTGAACAGATACATTCAATAATTTAGAAAGAATGAACACATCATCAGAAGTTTGGTTTTAAATGTGACCTagaaaaatattgaataaatTGAGGAACAAGAAGTGCATATGCCTAGGATAAACTCTTTAGAATTTCAGTTTCATGTAATAGTAAAGGCATCAGGCCAGAACCTGAAAGACCACAAGTTCTAATCGTGCTGAAGCATGAAGCCTGTTGGGTAACTTGGGACCAGTAACtgcctctcagctctaggaagcaggcaacAATAAACCATGTCTGGAAACCTTCCCAAGAAATCTGGAGGGACCTATCCATGCAATTGTcaggagtcaatactgacttgaaGGTATACACACACAACCAAAAACAATAAATCTTATAGAATATAGGGGAATTGGTGCCTGATTAAATCTTCTTAAGATAGtgtaattaaaaaacaaagaggACACAGAATTGTGATAGTTTCCCTTTCCTCTGAAACCACAATCAGAAATCTTTTCTGACAGAGGTATAAAATTGTAAGAGAGGACCGATAATTCAGACAAAAAGAATACTTAAAAGCTGTTCAAACTTGCTGTCAAGGTCTAACTGGTTACAACCTAGAATTTCATAAAGTGCAAGTGATTGGTTGCCATGGGAACTGGGTACTTAGACAACTCTTTGTTAGAATTAGGCCATTTTGAGAAACCTCTGATTAGGAGTACAGGAATAAACTAACCTAGGATGTGCCATGTTCCCCTCCCAAAAATATCCCTAAAGATAATCCATATAACTGTATGTGTGTTGAGAGAATGTATACAAACGCAGAGAAAGAAATGTGGAATGTTGAGTTTGGAAACTGTAAGAATGTGCCTTAAAATCTTATGCAGGGTACTGTACTGTAGTTTTCTGTTAAAAACTGTACCATATGTATGTTCAGTTTGTACATTTGTAAATAAAGCACAGTGTGACATTCCCAGAAAAGTAAATGTGGACCATTTGTTTGCACCATCAAAAGAAAGTTAGCAAGTTTATTCTGTTGTGGAGGTTAGAATGaagtttatttcttttccttgtgcTACAGTTTTAAAGATCTGGTTCAGGGAACTTTAACCCCTTTGCTTTATATTATGGTATTGCAGTGATTTTTCTATTCATTCCTTATAAATGAATGAAGAGAGGGTGGCTATCTTTTTGATCCTAAGTTTGAGGATGTAATTATGTAAATAcacttgaaaataaaatgaaaattcaaagactgagaggaaaagaggggagggggttgATTTAGGAATGGAGAGTAAAGGAAAGCTGCTATTCAAGTTTGCAGATTAAGCTGTTTGTTGAAAAAGCTATCTAGAGATATTGATAGTAAGGAAGGAatgttcttttaaaacatttactATTCAAGTCATGCTTGTAGTATATGATTCAGCATGTGCCAATTACTATACtcagttcttcttctttttgcttcagGATATCTGATAGGGATATCTTGCCATGCACAGTGACTTCTAAAATATTAAACACGAGTTTCattcattaaataaaaaataacaggaTTAAATAATAAGTACCGCTGACATACTCAATGATCCTGTATTAAAAAATGGCATCTTTCCCTCCAGAAGCAACTGTTGAGGGTGGCAATTTCATATGCATTAGCTGTGCAgttctaaaaaaaattgaaaaatcatcAGAGAAAAGGGTATAATGAGAAAGAAATGCTA comes from the Ahaetulla prasina isolate Xishuangbanna chromosome 3, ASM2864084v1, whole genome shotgun sequence genome and includes:
- the RGS18 gene encoding regulator of G-protein signaling 18, producing the protein MENPLVLSSQLNSASRVKTLCKIMKSLNREGAKPDTGNRSLEKRNRLSLLHKSELHPNMNFGKFEQLAKASSESPETVKKWAESFDQLISHKAGLDAFIKFLRSEFSEENIEFWMACEEYKKSKDASQLPLKAKTIYETFIERESPKEVNLDFNTKVSVNQNMAHPTRNTFDAAQNKIYALMEQDSYPRFLKSNLYLDLLHGRPLGCSALRRRSRSFTFNDFKDAQPDFAIWL